GAGTAACTATGCCACCGTTGGGTTACCCTCATTTTTAGTTAAATTAGCTCGCAATCCAGCACCACCTGCAATTCTTAGCACCCATCCAGCCGCTCGGGATCGGGTCATCATTGCTGAACGATTAATTCAATCTGGCATTAACAACAACTGCCCAAATACCCCCCAAGACCCGGCCTGTGGACTAAACAGTTCTATCTACCAGCAAGATATTCGCAGTCGCCTAAATTAAGGTTGACAAGGTTTACTGGATTAACTTAACTCAGTCCCTTTGGGCGGCCAAGGGTCCTCATGTTGATCATGATTGGGTTCTGGCTGCTCAAGATTAGGATCAGGAGCTAATTCTCCCCCTACTTCCACTTGAATATCCTGAGGCTGAGGTTCAAGAGTAACAGATTCGGCAGGAGGCTCATGAATAGGCTCAGGCTTGACGGCTATAAATTTAATGGTTAGTTCAGGCTCAACGTTTACTGATTCAATAAGTGGTTCAGGAGTTGCCTCAGGCTCAACAGCTATAGATTCAACAGGTGGTTCAAGAGTTGGTTCAGGTTCAACGCCTACCGATTCTATTGGGGGCACATCCGCTTCAGCTAGGGTTTCTGTCACTACATCTGTGATGGTTTCTTCAAATTCTGCCAGGTCTGGCTCATTGACCTTAGCTTGGGTTGGGGAGTCAGATTTTGGGGTGGGTAGAGGAACTTTTTTGATCACCCCTTGAAACTGCCCCTTGAGCTTATCTAAATCAACTTTGCTGACCCAATCGGAAATTTGTCCGGCAATTTTGCTGGTGGGAACTCCATCGCTCTCTGACTTTTGTCCAGGCAGAACAGATTTAATTGCTTGCCAGAGTTCTTGGGCCTGGGAGTCATCAGTTTTGAGCTTAGGATCCGTAAGTTGTCGCCGGTAGTTAAAACTTTGCCAGGCAAACCAGAAAATCAGGACAACTGCGGCAGTTTCTCCAAGGAGCAATCCTCCCCGCAACCGATCCGCATAGATCCACAGGGTCAGGGCAAAAAATAAGCCAACACCACTGAGGATCAGATCATTTTTGCGATGTAACTCTGGAAAAAAGAAGGCGGTTAGGTACAGGCCAAAGCTACCAACGGCAATGGCCCAGGCCAGCAAATAGGTCAACATTCCCTCATCGTCCTCTGTGACAACGGTGTGTACCAAATAAGCTCAACCCCTACCTTATCACCCCACGCGGGGCCTGGATGAACCAATAGCCAGGAGTCCAATGGGCTGATTTGCAATTCTTAATGACCAGATTGGGCAGGAGTCAGTAGGGGTGCGGCCTGGAGCAGGGTTTGGGTATAGGGATGTTGGGGCTGTTGGAAGATCGTTTCGGTTAGCCCCATTTCAACAATTTGCCCGGCCTGCATGACCGCAATTCGATCACAGAAAAACCGGGCCACCGCTAAGTCATGGGTAATAAACAAGTAGGTTAAATTAAACTCGGCTTTGAGGTGCTGCATTAACTCCAAAACTTGGGTTTGAATATGGGCATCGAGCATACTCACCGGCTCATCACAGATCACTAGTTGCGGATGGGTAATTAAGGCCCGCGCGATCGCCACCCGTTGGCGTTGACCACCGGACAGTTCCTTGGGATAGCGGGCAAAATAGGTTTCCGGAGGGACTAATTCAACTCGCGCCAAAATATCTAACACTCGTTCTTTGGCTGTTTTTGGGGTTCCCAGGCCATGAATCAAGAGCGGCTCTAACAGGTTTTGGCCAACGGTCATCAACGGATTCAAACAGGCATGGGGATCCTGAAAAATCATCTGGAGTTCGCGCCGGCGGGGCCGCATTTGTCGAGGCGTGAGTTGGGTTAAATCTTCCCCGTGAAATTGCACCTTACCCCCAGTCGGTGTGACGAGTTGGAGAATGGTTCTGGAGAGGGTACTTTTGCCACATCCCGATTCCCCGACCAGGCCCAGAGTTTCCCCCGCATAAATGTCGAGAGTAACCCCATCCACAGCTTTGATGAAATGGGGAGCTTGGCCAAGGAGTTGGGCAATCGGGTTCGGAGCAAGGGTGTAGTGGCGTTCCAGGTGATCCAAACTCAGTAGCACTGGAGTATCCGTATCTGGCGGGGCCGGGGGAGTTTCGGGGGTCTGGTGCATCCGGCGGGCGGCATTAAGGAGGGCCTGGGTATAGGGTTGTTGGGGGTTGCTGAGAATTTCGGTCGCGTTGCCCTGTTCGACAATTTGCCCCTGATTCATCACCGCCAGCCGTTGGCAATATTTACCCACCAAAGCTAAATCATGGGAAATCAATAATAGGCCCATTTCTCGTGCTTGGCACAGTCGAGTCAGTTCTGTCAAAATTTGGGCGGCCACTGTGACATCAAGGCTTGTGGTGGGTTCATCGGCAATGATTAAGACCGGCTCCAACAGCAAGGCTAGGGCAATCGCGACCCGTTGACGCATCCCCCCGCTAAATTCATGGGGATATTGATCCATGCGGGCGGCGGGAATTTTGACGGTTTCTAAGGTGGTCTTAATTTTGCTGAGTTTTTGGGTTCTAGAGAGATGGGGTGCATGGGCCTGGAGGACTTCCCAACAATGATCCTTGACCGTCATTAAGGGATTGAGTCGCGTCATCGGGTCTTGAAAGATTAAGCCAACTTGTTCCCCCCGCCACCGTTGTAAGGCTCGTCCCCTTAAGGTCAGGATATTGCTACCATCCACCCAAATGCTGCCTCTAATTTGGGACCCTGGGGGTAACAACTGCAAAATAGCTCGCCCAATGGTTGATTTGCCACAGCCCGACTCCCCCACCAGGCCCAGGCATTCTCCCCCTTGCACTTGCAAAGAAACCCCAGCCACTGCTGCCCGTAATTCAGGATTAATCGCCCTGGGATAAGCAATGGATAGGGTTTGGAGTTCTAATCGGGTGTTACTCATCCACTAACAGTACCGGACAAACGGATACAGGGAAAGGACGGCAGCGTTAGTTTCAAGTTTAGGCGGTTGGCTCAATCCGGGCGTAAAAGACCCCTTGGATTTTCATTTCTTTGGCTTCGTGGGCCCCAAGGTCATCATCGGATAGTTGCTCACTCAAGAACGTCCCAGCAATTTCCCCTGTGCGCCCATCCACTTTTGAGACTTCCAGGGAGATATTCCCTTTGCTCAACCCAAACCGCTTGACATTGGCCTTGAGCAACTCTTCACTATCGGCTTTGTTGGGAATTGCGACGGCGTTGTCATAGCCAGTGGTTAAGCCCCGCCCTTTCGGATCGAGAAAGTTAGAGGTGCGGTAAGACGGAACGCTATATTCTCCCTTGAAGTCCGTAGAAGTAGTAATGCTGGTGATGTTGGGTTCGGTACTGGCAACGAGATTTTTCACAGAAAATAGGAACGGAACCCGCTCGCCACCGGGCATTTGCACCGTAATGGCCTGGAAGTCAAACCCATCTTCTTCAATAAAGGTTAAGCTGCCATCACTATTGATAGTCAGAGAACCCATAACTTGGTCAAGACTTGAAGTTTTGCGAGTTACCAGTTTTGTTGGGACAAATTCAGCGACTTGCCGTTTGTTTTTCGGTTCTTCTTTGACTAAAAAATTTGTGGGTTGCAGACAGAGATCCTTGATGGCGTAGGATTTGGTCGGATCAATTCCATAGGCCCCCCGAGCCGAATCATCCAAGGTGGGGCAATTGTTGGCCAGGCCAGTCCCGACAATATCGTCATAGGTTACACCCTGTTTCGCAGCCAAGGCTGAACCACTCCAGGTTACAAACCCGAAGCACAGCAGGCAAAAAGCAAGTATTAAAGCACGGTATCTCATGATTAACCTCAGAAGTCAAAGCACAGCAGATCATCAAGCACGTCAAAAGTCATAAATAAGTATGGGTTAAATTTTGACCGCCCAGGCCAGGGCCCTTCGGATAAAAATAAGTCCCAAAATGAAAAATAAGGTGCAAGTTGCCTCATTCAACCCTTGATTATACGAAGCATTGAGATCCCCAGGCCCCTTTTGTTGCGAAAACCTACGGAGATTAGCTGCCCTAGGATACCTGTATGCCTGAAATTCCTTATCAAGTTCGCCGTTTTATCCCTGCCGATGCTCCCCAGATTGCCCAACTTTTCCATGACACCATCCATCGGATTAACGCCCAAGACTATTGTCCCGCCCAACTCCAAGCCTGGGCCCCCGATGATCTACATTTTTGTGATTGGGCCAGCCGCTGTGGAGCCAGAATAACTTTTGTTGCCATTGATCCAGCCCCCGACCCGGCCATGGCATTGGACAAGATTATTGGCTTTGGGGAACTGGAATCATCGGGCCACATCGGTTGTTTTTACGGCCATTGGCAATATCAACGGCGGGGAGTGGGGCGGTTACTCTATCAAGCCTTAGAACATGAAGCCATAACCCGGGGCCTGGAGAGTTTAGGAGTTGAAGCCAGTATTACCGCCCGCCCTTTTTTTGCCCGGATGGGGTTTAGTCTCCTTGAGGAACAACAGGTTTTTTGTCGGGGCCAGTGGCTTTTGACCAATCGGATGTTTAAGTGCCTGACTCGCGCTTAAGAGTAATGCTATAGTTTGGGGTTATTGTTACCCGTTTATGTGGTGAGTTGGAGTAAAGCAGCTATGGCTCAGTCAGGGTTTTGGGGATGTAAGTTCGGGCTTGGCCTGGGGGCATTGTTGGTACTTGCAACCCTAGGGGCCTGTGATACGGCAACTCAAACGGGTAGCGATGGTGGAGCAACAAATAGCGGTTTACGGATTGGCTCCCTACTTCCCTCTACGGGCGACCTTGCTTCTGTGGGACAACCCATTGTGGATACTGTGCCCCTAGTGGTCGAAACCGTGAATGCCTGTGGGGGGGTGAATGGTCAACCTGTTACCCTGATTGCGGAAGATGATCAATCTAGTCCGGCGGCAGGGGCCGAGGCCATGACCAAACTGGTGGAGGTGGACAAGGTGGCGGGGGTAGTGGGTTCCTTTGCCAGTGGTGTCTCCAATGCGGCGGTGGATATTGCGGCCCGGGGTAAGGTGGTCTTAATTTCTCCGGGGAGTACCAGCACTCTCCTCACAGAACGGGCGGCCAAAGGAGACTTTAATGGCTACTGGGCCAGAACGGCTCCTCCCGATAATTACCAGGCCGTGGCCTTGGCCCAATTAGCTTACGATCGGGGGTTACGAAAGGTTTCTACTGTGGTGATCAATAATGACTACGGCCGTAGTTTTGAGAAGGAATTTGTCACAGCCTTCAAAAAATTGGGTGGCACAGTAATCAATGAGGCCAATCCCACCCGGTACGATGAACGGGCCTCCACCTTTAATACAGAAGCCGCCCAGGCCTTTGCCAATAAACCCGATGGGGTCGTGGCGATTCTTTATCCTGAAACCGGAAGTCTTTTACTCAAATCCGCCTTTGAGCAGGGTCTCACACCAGGGGTACAAATTTTACTCACCGATGGCGTGAAATCTGATACCTTTCCGGCCCAAGTGGGTAAAACTAGCGATGGCAAATTTATCCTCGCCGGGGCTGTGGGCACTGTTCCAGGTGCAGATGGGAAAGCACTAGCCCAAGTTACGAAAGTTTGGGAAGCCAAGTATAGATCTGTCCCGCCGGCGTTTGTCCCCCAGGCCTGGGATGCGACAGCTTTATTAATGTTGGCAGCCCAAGCAGCAGGTGTGAATACGGGCGAAGGAATCAAAGCCCACTTACGGGAAGTCTCTGGCGGGCCGGGTACACCCGTGGATGATGTCTGCCAAGGCCTGGAATTATTGCGTCAGGGCGAAAAGATTAACTACCAAGGGGCCAGCGGTAATGTGGATATTGATGAAAATGGGGATGTGGTTGGAGTTTATGATATTTGGCAAGTTGGCGAGGATGGCACGTTAAGCGTGATTGGTAAAGTCACCCCCAAGGCGAATACACCCTAATATTCTGGCGATAGTTATTTGCAGAAAAAGTTAAGAAGCCTGGCCTGGAGCCTACTTAGCCCGATGTAATCGATCCAGTCGGAGTTGATGATCCTGGCTTAACAGTCGGTTAAAGGCGAGAAGAACAACCCCAAAAATCCCCAAACCAGCGGCAGCGGCAATCATAAAAACAATCACGATCTGATAACGCACGGCTTCGATTGGGCTGGCTCCGGCCAAAATTTGTCCCGTCATCATTCCCGGCAAACTGACCAGGCCCATGACCATCATCGAGTTAATCGTTGGAATCATCCCGACCCGAATGGCTTCTTGGACTTGATGATGTGCCGCTTCCCAACGGGTTGCCCCTAGACTCAGGAGTGTTTCGATTTGTTGGCGTTGATTGACCAAATCCTCCATAAAACGATCCAGGCCCAGGGAGATTCCAGTTAACGTGTTGCCCAAAACCATACCCAGGAGAGGAATCACATATTGCGGTTCATACCAAGGCTGCGGCTGCAAAATCACGATCAAGGCAAACCCTGTTGCAAAGACAGAAGATCCCCATACCGAAATCAGGCTAGAGCCATAGATGCCCTCAAACCGCCGCTTAGTCCGATTTACCGCCGAAATGCCCGCAATCGTGGCCATGATTAAGCTGATTCCCAAGATAATGAGGGGATTGTCCTGTATAAAGAGCCACTCTAACAGCACCCCCACTAACAGCAATTGCCCAACCATCCGCACCGCTGCAATACTGAGAATCCGCTCCAGGCCAAGCTTTAAGCCCAGAGACAGGCCAATGTTAATCAGCAAGAGTAAGGCGGCAAGGGCCAGTTGACCGTACCCCAGGGAAATATAAGAGCTAGTCATGGCTGAAACGGTTGTAAATTGAGTTGGCTCTGGCTGAGGCGTTGGATTTGGCTGAGGTCGTGGCTGGTGAGAATACAGGCCTTATCCGGTTGTTGCAGCCATTGGAGCAGGAGGCGTTCAAGAGCTAGGGTTGTGGCCGCATCAAGGGAGGCAGTCGGTTCATCCAGAAGTAAAATGTGCGGATCCAGTTGCAAGGCACGCAGGAGGGCCAAAATTTGCGCTTCTCCCCCCGATAGTTCTGTCCCCGGTCGTTCTAAAAAGTCTAAGGTACGGCCGAGTTGGGCTAACCAAACTTGAATTTGGCCCAGATCAAAGGTGCGCTGGTGATGGACGGCCAAGCTAAAGGGATGCTGCAAATTCGCCAGGCCAGTTCCCGGAAAAATTGTCGGGCGTTGGCTCAGATAAATGACTTTAGTGCGATAGACCGGAAATGTCCATTGGGCGGGAGTGCGGTTACGAAATTTAATCCTTCCAGATTGAACAGAGTCCAAGAGTCCGAGTTGCCGCAATAGCAAGGTTTTCCCGGTTCCAGAGGGCGAGACTAACCCTAAAACTTCTCCAGGCCGTAAGTCAAGGCTGACATTTTCCCACAACCGCCGTCCAGCGATGGCACAAGTTAAACCAGTCGCTTGCAACAAGAAAGAGTCAACCGTCATTGATATTTTGCAACGCCCCCATGATTTTCAAGAGTTTTTGGCCAAGGGGCGGCTCAACCGATTACGATTATCTTGAAAGGTCCTACTCCCGGAGTCCCGATGATCTGTCGTCAAAACCTGAAGCATCTCCAAGCAATAAAGGCTGTACCTGCTGTTTCCATTTTGCTCCCCACCCATCGTACCTCCCCCGACAACAAACGCGATCCCATTCAAGTTAAAAACCTAGTCACCGAGGCTAAAAACCGCCTGAGTCAAGAATTTAAGCAGCGGCAACTTGACCCCCTCTTGCAGAACTTAGAGGCATTGGTGGCCGAAATTGACTATAGCTATGCCCTCGATGGGTTGGCCCTGTATGTCAGTCATGATTTTGCCAAGCTCTATTATTTACCTTTTCCTGTGCGCGCTCGGGTGGTGATTGACCAAACCTTTGCAACCCGTGATTTAGTTTATGGACTTCACCGGGCTGAACGTTACTGGCTGCTCCTCCTCAGTCAAGGGGAAACTCGTCTCATTGCTGGAACTGGGGAAACCCTCGAAGAAATTACAGATGAAGCCTTTCCGATGGTGATGAGCGGGCCTGGGGCCACAAGTCCACTGCCCTACCACGCGGATTCTAGTTATTTAGATGATCGCCACCGGCAATTTTTCCAGCAGGTTGATCAGGCCCTTGCTAACTATGCTGAAGGTGAATCATTGCCCCTAATTTTGGGTGGAGTGGTTCGACAAATTTCGTTTTTCCAGGAAGTCTCTCAATACGCAGCGGCTGTTGCTGGCACGATCACGGGTAATTTTGATAAAGCGAGTTTGTCAGAGCTTGCCCCCCAGGTTTACCCCATCTTCCAATCCATTCGGGAAACACGGCGGAGTCAGTCTTTAGAAGAGTTAGCCGCGGCGGTGGATGCTCAACGGGTTGTTTCGACTATCGGTGAAGCCTGGCGATTTGCCCATGAGGGACGGGGGAAAACCCTATTAGTCGAGAAGAATTATCATGAACCGGCAACTGTTTGTGAAGCGGGCCGCCTAGAGTTAGCCGCAGAGCCGGGTGGGGTGGGCATT
Above is a window of Pseudocalidococcus azoricus BACA0444 DNA encoding:
- a CDS encoding ABC transporter ATP-binding protein, whose translation is MSNTRLELQTLSIAYPRAINPELRAAVAGVSLQVQGGECLGLVGESGCGKSTIGRAILQLLPPGSQIRGSIWVDGSNILTLRGRALQRWRGEQVGLIFQDPMTRLNPLMTVKDHCWEVLQAHAPHLSRTQKLSKIKTTLETVKIPAARMDQYPHEFSGGMRQRVAIALALLLEPVLIIADEPTTSLDVTVAAQILTELTRLCQAREMGLLLISHDLALVGKYCQRLAVMNQGQIVEQGNATEILSNPQQPYTQALLNAARRMHQTPETPPAPPDTDTPVLLSLDHLERHYTLAPNPIAQLLGQAPHFIKAVDGVTLDIYAGETLGLVGESGCGKSTLSRTILQLVTPTGGKVQFHGEDLTQLTPRQMRPRRRELQMIFQDPHACLNPLMTVGQNLLEPLLIHGLGTPKTAKERVLDILARVELVPPETYFARYPKELSGGQRQRVAIARALITHPQLVICDEPVSMLDAHIQTQVLELMQHLKAEFNLTYLFITHDLAVARFFCDRIAVMQAGQIVEMGLTETIFQQPQHPYTQTLLQAAPLLTPAQSGH
- a CDS encoding GNAT family N-acetyltransferase; its protein translation is MPEIPYQVRRFIPADAPQIAQLFHDTIHRINAQDYCPAQLQAWAPDDLHFCDWASRCGARITFVAIDPAPDPAMALDKIIGFGELESSGHIGCFYGHWQYQRRGVGRLLYQALEHEAITRGLESLGVEASITARPFFARMGFSLLEEQQVFCRGQWLLTNRMFKCLTRA
- a CDS encoding ABC transporter ATP-binding protein: MTVDSFLLQATGLTCAIAGRRLWENVSLDLRPGEVLGLVSPSGTGKTLLLRQLGLLDSVQSGRIKFRNRTPAQWTFPVYRTKVIYLSQRPTIFPGTGLANLQHPFSLAVHHQRTFDLGQIQVWLAQLGRTLDFLERPGTELSGGEAQILALLRALQLDPHILLLDEPTASLDAATTLALERLLLQWLQQPDKACILTSHDLSQIQRLSQSQLNLQPFQP
- a CDS encoding ABC transporter permease, producing the protein MTSSYISLGYGQLALAALLLLINIGLSLGLKLGLERILSIAAVRMVGQLLLVGVLLEWLFIQDNPLIILGISLIMATIAGISAVNRTKRRFEGIYGSSLISVWGSSVFATGFALIVILQPQPWYEPQYVIPLLGMVLGNTLTGISLGLDRFMEDLVNQRQQIETLLSLGATRWEAAHHQVQEAIRVGMIPTINSMMVMGLVSLPGMMTGQILAGASPIEAVRYQIVIVFMIAAAAGLGIFGVVLLAFNRLLSQDHQLRLDRLHRAK
- a CDS encoding AOC03_06830 family ribosome hibernation factor; this encodes MICRQNLKHLQAIKAVPAVSILLPTHRTSPDNKRDPIQVKNLVTEAKNRLSQEFKQRQLDPLLQNLEALVAEIDYSYALDGLALYVSHDFAKLYYLPFPVRARVVIDQTFATRDLVYGLHRAERYWLLLLSQGETRLIAGTGETLEEITDEAFPMVMSGPGATSPLPYHADSSYLDDRHRQFFQQVDQALANYAEGESLPLILGGVVRQISFFQEVSQYAAAVAGTITGNFDKASLSELAPQVYPIFQSIRETRRSQSLEELAAAVDAQRVVSTIGEAWRFAHEGRGKTLLVEKNYHEPATVCEAGRLELAAEPGGVGIMDDAVDEIIEVILAKGGDVQFVEDGALALHQKIALILRY
- the psbO gene encoding photosystem II manganese-stabilizing polypeptide encodes the protein MRYRALILAFCLLCFGFVTWSGSALAAKQGVTYDDIVGTGLANNCPTLDDSARGAYGIDPTKSYAIKDLCLQPTNFLVKEEPKNKRQVAEFVPTKLVTRKTSSLDQVMGSLTINSDGSLTFIEEDGFDFQAITVQMPGGERVPFLFSVKNLVASTEPNITSITTSTDFKGEYSVPSYRTSNFLDPKGRGLTTGYDNAVAIPNKADSEELLKANVKRFGLSKGNISLEVSKVDGRTGEIAGTFLSEQLSDDDLGAHEAKEMKIQGVFYARIEPTA
- a CDS encoding Ycf66 family protein, which gives rise to MVHTVVTEDDEGMLTYLLAWAIAVGSFGLYLTAFFFPELHRKNDLILSGVGLFFALTLWIYADRLRGGLLLGETAAVVLIFWFAWQSFNYRRQLTDPKLKTDDSQAQELWQAIKSVLPGQKSESDGVPTSKIAGQISDWVSKVDLDKLKGQFQGVIKKVPLPTPKSDSPTQAKVNEPDLAEFEETITDVVTETLAEADVPPIESVGVEPEPTLEPPVESIAVEPEATPEPLIESVNVEPELTIKFIAVKPEPIHEPPAESVTLEPQPQDIQVEVGGELAPDPNLEQPEPNHDQHEDPWPPKGTELS
- a CDS encoding ABC transporter substrate-binding protein; the encoded protein is MAQSGFWGCKFGLGLGALLVLATLGACDTATQTGSDGGATNSGLRIGSLLPSTGDLASVGQPIVDTVPLVVETVNACGGVNGQPVTLIAEDDQSSPAAGAEAMTKLVEVDKVAGVVGSFASGVSNAAVDIAARGKVVLISPGSTSTLLTERAAKGDFNGYWARTAPPDNYQAVALAQLAYDRGLRKVSTVVINNDYGRSFEKEFVTAFKKLGGTVINEANPTRYDERASTFNTEAAQAFANKPDGVVAILYPETGSLLLKSAFEQGLTPGVQILLTDGVKSDTFPAQVGKTSDGKFILAGAVGTVPGADGKALAQVTKVWEAKYRSVPPAFVPQAWDATALLMLAAQAAGVNTGEGIKAHLREVSGGPGTPVDDVCQGLELLRQGEKINYQGASGNVDIDENGDVVGVYDIWQVGEDGTLSVIGKVTPKANTP